In Candidatus Methylomirabilota bacterium, one DNA window encodes the following:
- a CDS encoding helix-turn-helix transcriptional regulator → MAKPFRTLREKMSPQAQQRAAEKADALIRDMPLDELRSARKLTQEQLAKALGVEQAAVSRMERRTDMYVSTLQTAIRAMGGDLEIRAVFPEGTVRIDQFRDIERSATRGPKRRRS, encoded by the coding sequence ATGGCCAAGCCGTTTCGAACGCTGCGTGAGAAGATGTCACCTCAGGCGCAGCAGCGCGCCGCCGAGAAGGCCGACGCCCTGATCCGCGACATGCCACTCGACGAGCTGCGTTCGGCTCGCAAGCTGACACAGGAGCAGCTCGCGAAGGCGCTCGGAGTCGAACAGGCTGCAGTGTCGCGGATGGAGCGCCGCACCGACATGTATGTCAGTACGTTGCAAACCGCAATCAGGGCGATGGGTGGCGACCTGGAGATCCGTGCGGTATTCCCAGAGGGCACAGTCCGGATCGACCAGTTCCGGGACATCGAGCGCTCAGCGACACGAGGGCCGAAACGGAGGCGTTCCTAG
- a CDS encoding superoxide dismutase family protein encodes MRVDRISEEGRVGRAAWTIALTFALTSCSLPYIPGVTSPPPAAGVTLRDATGRVVGSAVLLQESDGVRILLDLKDFKPGTKAVHIHAVGRCDPPSFESAGPHFNPSKAEHGSANPKGPHAGDLPNITVDATGRGHLEVTNSRVTVESGPTSLVGANGSALVVHEGPDDMRTDPAGNSGARVACGVVVRGG; translated from the coding sequence ATGCGAGTGGACCGGATCTCCGAGGAAGGAAGAGTTGGGCGCGCCGCGTGGACCATCGCGCTCACGTTTGCCCTGACCTCGTGCAGCCTGCCCTATATCCCTGGCGTGACCTCGCCGCCTCCCGCTGCCGGCGTGACTCTCAGGGATGCCACCGGCCGCGTGGTAGGGAGCGCCGTGCTCCTGCAGGAAAGCGACGGCGTCCGTATTCTGCTCGATCTTAAGGATTTCAAGCCCGGAACCAAGGCCGTCCACATCCACGCAGTGGGGCGATGCGATCCGCCGTCGTTCGAGTCCGCCGGGCCTCACTTCAACCCGAGCAAGGCCGAGCACGGCTCAGCGAACCCGAAAGGGCCTCACGCGGGCGATCTCCCCAACATCACCGTGGACGCCACGGGCCGGGGCCATCTCGAGGTCACCAATTCTCGAGTGACCGTCGAATCGGGACCGACCTCCCTGGTCGGTGCCAATGGAAGTGCCCTGGTCGTGCACGAAGGCCCGGACGACATGCGCACCGATCCGGCCGGGAACAGCGGCGCTCGCGTAGCCTGCGGGGTTGTAGTTCGCGGCGGATAG
- a CDS encoding type II toxin-antitoxin system RelE/ParE family toxin, whose translation MELEVEYTDQFNTWWEGLTEAEQEDIDAVVRVLEQRGSALRRPHVGMIDGSRHANMKELIVQHAVRPYRILFAFDPRRQEDR comes from the coding sequence ATGGAGTTGGAAGTCGAGTACACGGACCAGTTCAACACCTGGTGGGAAGGACTCACCGAGGCGGAGCAGGAAGACATTGACGCGGTCGTACGTGTGCTCGAACAGCGCGGCTCCGCGCTTCGTCGTCCTCACGTGGGGATGATCGACGGCTCGCGGCACGCCAACATGAAGGAGTTGATCGTGCAGCACGCGGTGCGACCGTACCGTATCCTGTTCGCTTTCGACCCGCGCCGCCAGGAGGATCGATGA